The Vibrio syngnathi DNA window CAAATCAGGCGTCGCATCTACAGGAATGATAGCACCTGGATGCTGAATCACGGTCCCTGCCACAATGTGGCCTGCTAATGCTGCGTCACGCGCATTGCCACCGCTCAAGCGTTTAGCTAAGAAGCCTGCACTGAACGAGTCGCCAGCGGCTGTTGTATCAACAATGTTGTCTACTGGGTTTGGTGCAACGTACTGAGCACTTTGGCTTTCAACCACTAGGCAGTCTTTCGCGCCACGCTTAATGATGATCTCTTTCACACCGGACTCAGACGTACGTGCAATACACTGTTCAATGCTTTCGTCACCGTACAGCTCTTGCTCGTCATCGAACGTCAGTAGCGCTGTGTCGGTGTACTTAAGCATCTTCAAGTACCAAGAAATCGCTTCTTGTTGGCTTTCCCAAAGTTTTGGACGAAAGTTATTGTCGAAGAATACTTGGCCGCCTTGAGCTTTGAATTTGTCTAAGAAGCTGAATAGCTGTGCGCGTCCGTTCTCCGTCAAGATAGCAAGCGTAATACCACTTAGGTAAACCGCGTCAAAAGAAAATAGTTTATCAAGTAGAGCAGGCGTGTCTTGCTGGTCAAACATGAATTTTGCTGCAGCATCATTACGCCAGTAGTGGAAACTGCGTTCACCAGTTTCATCGGTCTCGATGTAGTAAAGCCCTGGTTGTTTGTGATCAAGCTGAGCAATTAAGCTAGTGTCGATACCTTCCGCTTGCCACTTTTCTAACATGTCGGTACTGAATGGGTCAGTGCCTAGTGCTGTTACGTAGCTCGTGTTGATATCTTGCTCTTTTGTTAAGCGAGACAAGTAAAGTGCTGTATTCAGTGTATCGCCACCAAAACTCTGCTGAAGCCCGTCTTGTTTCTGTTGTAGCTCAACCATGCACTCGCCAATGACCGCGATGTTTAATGATTTCATATGCTTACCTTAGCAACTGAGGTTGCGCTAGTTATTATTTTAGGAAATCTTCACGCGCAGGATTGAAGATATCAAGAAGGATGCTGTCTTGCTCTAGAGCAACGGCGCCGTGCATCATGTGTTTACGCGCGAAGTAAGCATCGCCTTCTTTAAGCACTTTCTTTTCTCCTTCGATTTCA harbors:
- a CDS encoding sugar kinase, with protein sequence MKSLNIAVIGECMVELQQKQDGLQQSFGGDTLNTALYLSRLTKEQDINTSYVTALGTDPFSTDMLEKWQAEGIDTSLIAQLDHKQPGLYYIETDETGERSFHYWRNDAAAKFMFDQQDTPALLDKLFSFDAVYLSGITLAILTENGRAQLFSFLDKFKAQGGQVFFDNNFRPKLWESQQEAISWYLKMLKYTDTALLTFDDEQELYGDESIEQCIARTSESGVKEIIIKRGAKDCLVVESQSAQYVAPNPVDNIVDTTAAGDSFSAGFLAKRLSGGNARDAALAGHIVAGTVIQHPGAIIPVDATPDLSL